DNA sequence from the Streptomyces cinnabarinus genome:
CTTGCTGATGCCCTCGGCGACGGGGACGCGGAGGTCGAGGGCGGGGATGGTGAGGATGGCGTAGGCCTGGGACCAGGTGAGGGGTCTGCCGGGGTCGGGCGAGGTCCGCGGCTCGGGGGTTGCCGTAGGGGATGCCGCCGGAGCGGATGTCCGCGGCTCAGGGGTCGCCGCGGGAGACGTCCTCGAGGAGCCGCCGCCCGATGAGCCCTCGCCCCACTCCCGCTCCAGGGCCGCGACCCCTCTCCTTGCCTCCGCCTTCGCCTCCCGGTTGGTCCACCAGAGCTGATGGGCGACGAGCAGCAGAAGCACCAGGCCGACGGTGACGAGGAGTTCGCCGCCGGTCCACAGGGCACGGCGGCGCAGGGCGCGGCGGCGACGGGTGCCGTGCCGGACGACGAGGGGTCCGCGCATCCGTACGCCTCCTTCAGCCGCCTCCTCCACCGCGGGCCCGAACGATAGGCGCAGAAGGCTGAAGTCACCAGGCTTCCAGGGGCCGTTCGAGACTTCGTACAGAGGTTTTAGAAAGGGCTGTCGCAACCCTCGACAAGCTCACGAGGGTGGCCCGATGCTTCGTTTCATGGCATGTACGGGACACTTCTAGTGAGGGTGGAGAGGTCATGATCCGACGCAGAACCCTGCTGGCGGCGACGGGCGGCGCGGTCCTGGGCAGCGCCCTGGCGACGGGCACCGCGCACGCGGACGCCACGATCGCGGTCAACCCGGGGACCCGGTACGGCACCTGGG
Encoded proteins:
- a CDS encoding class E sortase produces the protein MRGPLVVRHGTRRRRALRRRALWTGGELLVTVGLVLLLLVAHQLWWTNREAKAEARRGVAALEREWGEGSSGGGSSRTSPAATPEPRTSAPAASPTATPEPRTSPDPGRPLTWSQAYAILTIPALDLRVPVAEGISKSGVLNRGYVGHYPRTQQPGRPGNFALAGHRNTHGEPFRRLDRLDDGDEIVVETKEAVYTYAVDQTLAQTSARDTGVIRAVPSSLVHVGRGYREPGYYITLTTCTPEYTSRYRLVVWGTLLSTRAR